One segment of Chelmon rostratus isolate fCheRos1 chromosome 17, fCheRos1.pri, whole genome shotgun sequence DNA contains the following:
- the med15 gene encoding mediator of RNA polymerase II transcription subunit 15, whose product MEVPGADSDWRSPQFRQKVVAQIEEAMRKAGTAHTKSSNDMENHVYVKAKSREEYLSLVARLIIHFRDIHKKTLGAPDPMNALTNLTGVGGGPGAIGMGPRPTGAPVGGMGAMGPMQIGQHAMAGVAGNPQAIGGPGQMPMQQMVQAQQAQQQQQAQQQQSIQFQQFQQAQQQQQQQQQNAAIQQQFQVQQQLRSSEGFVRGDFVTELAVTGVLLRGQVWDGATPTWPGQARTTGVTWGCHLVGSPPAQAQAQAQAQAQAQAQAQAQAQAQAQAQAQAQAQSIQHMVQQQQVQAQAQPQPGQMPPHAQQQQQQQQPGMVPQSLAGQMASTQHVPINSLSQQQQQHQLKIQAFQARAALQQQQQVQQAQQAAAQQAAAQAQLNAAAAAAAAAVPGQLVRPGMQIQARLPRATLNPSIPPPNAAAAAAAAAAAAAAAVGGQPMTQQVQQHSMMSSPSPVQVQTPQSMPPPPQPSPQPPTSQPNSASSGPTPSPGGFQPSPSPQPSQSPANARTPQNYGVPSPGPLNTPGNPSSVMSPAGATSLEDQQYMEKLKQLSKYIEPLRRMINKIDKNEDRKKDLSKMKSLLNILTDPNTRCPLKTLQKCEIALEKLKNDMAVPTPPPPPVATKQQYLCQPLLDAVMANIRSPVFNHSLYRTFAPAMTAIHGPPITGPNVSGRKRKHEEDERQTIPNILQGEVARLDVKFLVNLDPSFCSNNGTVHLVCKLDDKNLPSVPPLQLSVPADYPDQSPYWADDGDQYGANSFLQTVHRNMTSKLLQLPDKHSVTELLNTWAQSVRQACLSAA is encoded by the exons ATGGAAGTCCCCGGAGCGGACAGCGACTGGAGGAGCCCTCAGTTCCGACAAAAAGTCGTCGCTCAGAT TGAAGAGGCCATGAGGAAGGCAGGAACAGCCCACACCAAGTCGAGCAATGACATGGAGAACCACGTTTACGTCAAAGCCAAGTCCAGA gaggAGTATCTGTCTCTGGTGGCGAGGCTGATCATACATTTCAGAGACATCC ACAAGAAGACACTCGGAGCTCCAG ATCCCATGAATGCCCTGACTAACCTGACAGGGGTTGGAGGGGGCCCGGGCGCCATTGGCATGGGGCCTCGCCCCACCGGTGCTCCAGTGGGTGGCATGGGGGCCATGGGGCCGATGCAGATAGGCCAGCATGCCATGGCAGGGGTGGCTGGAAACCCACAAGCCA TAGGGGGTCCGGGCCAGATGCCGATGCAGCAGATGGTGCAGGCGCAGcaggcgcagcagcagcagcaggcgcagcagcagcagtccatCCAGTTCCAGCAGTTCCAGcaggcccagcagcagcagcagcagcagcagcagaacgcTGCCATCCAGCAGCAGTtccaggtgcagcagcagctgagg TCATCGGAGGGGTTTGTTAGAGGGGACTTTGTGACAGAGCTGGCAGTGACGGGGGTCCTCCTCAGGGGTCAGGTCTGGGACGGGGCTACGCCCACGTGGCCAGGTCAGGCTCGGACTACAGGTGTGACGTGGGGCTGCCACCTTGTGGGCTCACCACCT gctcaggctcaggctcaaGCCCAGGCCCAGGCCCAGGCCCAGGCTCAAGCTCAGGCTCAGGCCCAGGCccaggctcaggctcaggctcaggccCAGGCTCAGTCCATCCAGCACatggttcagcagcagcaggttcaggcCCAGGCTCAGCCTCAGCCGGGTCAGATGCCTCCACacgctcagcagcagcagcagcagcagcagcccggCATGGTGCCTCAGTCTCTGGCCGGACAGATGGCGTCCACTCAGCACGTTCCCATCAACTCGctgagtcagcagcagcagcagcaccagctcaaGATCCAGGCCTTCCAG gcCCGTGCAgccttgcagcagcagcagcaggtccagcagGCGCAGCAGGCCGCAGCGCAGCAGGCCGCAGCACAGGCACAGCTCaacgccgccgccgccgctgctgccgctgccgttCCCGGACAG TTGGTCCGTCCTGGGATGCAGATTCAGGCCCGCCTGCCTCGAGCGACCCTGAACCCTTCCATCCCTCCCCCAaatgctgctgccgctgccgccgccgccgccgctgccgccgccgccgcggTGGGAGGACAGCCAATGACACAGCAG GTACAGCAGCATTCAATGATGTCATCGCCATCACCAGTGCAGGTCCAGACGCCGCAGTCGATGCCTCCGCCTCCTCAGCCGTCGCCTCAGCCTCCAACTTCGCAGCCCAACTCAGCCAG CTCCGGTCCCACTCCGTCTCCGGGGGGTTTCCAGCCCAGCCCGTCCCCTCAGCCCTCACAGAGCCCCGCCAATGCCCGAACCCCCCAGAACTACGGCGTCCCCTCTCCTGGACCACTCAATACTCCAG GTAACCCCAGCTCAGTGATGAGTCCAGCTGGAGCCACGTCTCTGGAGGACCAGCAGTACATGGAGAAACTCAAACAGCTCTCTAAGTACATCGAACCTCTTCGCAGGATGATCAACAAGATCGACAAAAATGAAG acagaaagaaggaccTGAGTAAGATGAAGAGTCTGTTGAATATCCTGACGGATCCAAACACCAG GTGTCCTCTGAAGACGCTGCAGAAGTGTGAAATCGCTTTAGAGAAGCTGAAGAACGACATGGCTGTG ccgaccccccctccccctccggTGGCCACTAAACAGCAGTATTTGTGTCAGCCACTGCTGGACGCCGTCATGGCCAACATCCGCTCTCCGGTCTTCAACCACTCTCTGTACCGAACCTTCGCCCCCGCCATGACCGCCATCCACGGACCCCCCATCAC GGGTCCCAACGTCTctggaagaaagaggaagcacGAGGAGGACGAGCGGCAGACCATCCCCAACATCCTGCAGGGAGAGGTGGCCCGCCTCGACGTGAAGTTCCTCGTCAACCTGGATCCTTCGTTCTGCAGTAACAACGGCACCGTGCACCTGGTCTGCAAGCTGG ATGATAAGAACCTTCCCAGcgttcctcctctgcagctcagcgtTCCTGCCGATTATCCCGATCAGAGTCCATACTGGGCCGACGACGGGGACCAGTACG GTGCCAACAGCTTCCTGCAAACGGTCCACAGAAACATGACGtccaaactgctgcagctgccggACAAACACTCAGTGACGGAGCTGCTCAACACCTGGGCTCAGAGCGTCCGGcaggcctgtctgtctgccgcCTGA
- the thoc6 gene encoding THO complex subunit 6 homolog has protein sequence MGPVELLHMSVFSQSFSPCGRFLAAGNNYGEIGVFSLSAALSPEATALSQKPVLTFTAHEGPVFSLLSTDCHLLSAGNGEISAWSWSELIKKNVKPVWTKRPNYKSSLEIPEINSMIINPRDNSLVVGGGDNNVHILDLEQGVFKSVLQGHSDYVHCVSVREREAEILSGGEDGAVRIWDSRTGQSVHCIEVYKYESCARPQYGKWISCLTTDSDWMLCGGGPSLSLWHLRSLSPTSVFPLRGCQRQAAFHQDLILAVGEGAFVSHCLLGGEVKAQIPCSPQSLNTLQLNSSSTEHRVLTVGGSSNHIDVFTNLSYRAFSLSF, from the exons atgggTCCCGTAGAG ctcctccacatgTCGGTTTTCTCTCAGAGTTTTTCTCCCTGCGGTCGGTTTCTGGCAGCTGGAAACAACTACGGAGAGATCGGCGTCTTCAG cctgtctgcagctctgagtcCGGAGGCCACCGCGCTGAGTCAGAAACCTGTCCTCACCTTCACAG CTCATGAAGGTCCcgtcttctctctcctgtccaCCGACTGTCACCTCCTCAGTGCAGGAAACGGAGAGATCAGCGCCTGGAGCTGGTCCGAACTCATCAAGAAG aATGTCAAACCCGTGTGGACAAAAAGACCAAACTACAA aTCCAGTCTGGAGATCCCAGAGATCAACTCCATGATCATCAACCCCAGA gATAACAGTCTCGTAGTGGGTGGAGGAGACAACAACGTCCACATCCTGGACCTGGAACAAGGAGTCTTCAAG TCGGTCCTTCAGGGTCACTCGGACTACGTCCACTgcgtgagtgtgagagagagggaggccgAGATCCTGTCGGGGGGGGAGGACGGAGCCGTGAGGATCTGGG ACAGCAGGACGGGTCAGTCGGTTCACTGCATCGAGGTCTACAAGTACGAG AGCTGTGCTCGACCTCAGTACGGGAAGTGGATCAGCTGCCTGACCACCGACTCCGACTGGatg TTGTGTGGTGGAggtccatctctgtctctgtggcatCTCCGATCTCTGTCTCCAACCTCCGTCTTCCCTCTGCGGGGCTGCCAGAGACAAGCTGCCTTCCACCAGGACctg ATCCTGGCTGTGGGTGAAGGTGCGTTTGTGTCTCACTGCCTGCTGGGTGGAGAAGTGAAAGCTCAGATTCCCTGTTCGCCACAGAGCCTGAACACcctgcagctgaacagcagcagcacagagcaccGG gtgttgaCGGTCGGAGGCAGCAGCAATCACATCGACGTGTTCACCAACCTGTCGTACAGAGCGTTTTCCCTCAGCTTCtga